The Oncorhynchus mykiss isolate Arlee chromosome 28, USDA_OmykA_1.1, whole genome shotgun sequence genome includes a window with the following:
- the ss18 gene encoding protein SSXT isoform X6, translating to MLLDENNQLIQCIMDFQSKGKTAECSQYQQMLHRNLVYLATIADSNQNMQSLLPAKCDSPTPPEVKLEPPTQNMPMGPGGMNPSGAPGPQPPHGHNMPPEGMVSGGPTAPHMQNQMNGQMPGPNHMPMQGPGPGPNQPPNMPGSGAMNMPPSSHGSMGGYNHAVPSSQGMPAQGQMNMTQGQGPMGNYGPRPNMNMQPNQGPMMHQQPPSQQYNMPPGGGGQHYQGQQNPMGMMGQVNPGNHVMGQRPMPPYRPPQQGPPQQYPGQEDYYGDQYSHAGQGASEERDPAANQQSPYEKDHGNAQYGQQQEAYQQGPPQQQGYPPQQQYPGQQGYPGQQQGYGPSQGAPGQYPQGYPQGQGQQYGAYRGPQPGPPQAQQQRPYPGYDQGQYGNYQQ from the exons ATG TTACTGGATGAGAACAATCAGCTGATTCAATGTATAATGGATTTCCAGAGCAAAGGAAAGACCGCAGAATGTTCACA GTACCAACAAATGCTCCACAGAAATTTGGTTTACCTGGCCACGATAGCAGACTCCAATCAGAACATGCAGTCTCTGCTCCCTGCT AAGTGTGactcccctactcctccagaGGTAAAGCTTGAA CCACCCACTCAGAACATGCCCATGGGCCCTGGTGGGATGAACCCGAGTGGAGCGCCTGGCCCCCAGCCCCCCCACGGACACAACATGCCCCCGGAGGGCATGGTCAGCGGCGGCCCCACTGCCCCACACATGCAGAACCAGATGAACGGACAGATGCCTG GGCCCAATCACATGCCCATGCAGGGCCCCGGGCCTGGCCCCAACCAGCCTCCCAACATGCCCGGAAGTGGCGCCATGAACATGCCCCCCAGCAGCCACGGTTCCATGGGCGGCTACAACCACGCTGTGCCCTCGTCTCAGGGCATGCCTGCCCAGGGACagatgaacatgacccagggacAGGGACCCATGGGCAACTACGGCCCCCGGCCCAACATGAACATGCAGCCTAACCAAG GCCCCATGATGCACCAGCAGCCTCCCTCCCAGCAGTACAACATGCCCCCTGGGGGTGGCGGGCAGCACTACCAGGGCCAGCAGAATCCCATGGGCATGATGGGTCAGGTCAACCCGGGCAACCATGTCATGGGGCAGAGGCCCATGCCCCCTTACAGACCCCCACAGCAAG GACCCCCTCAGCAGTACCCAGGGCAGGAAGACTACTATGGGGACCAGTACAGTCACGCAGGACAGGGAGCTTCAGAAG AGCGAGACCCAGCAGCCAACCAACAGTCCCCCTATGAAAAAGATCATG GAAACGCCCAGTATGGCCAGCAGCAGGAGGCCTACCAGCAAGGTCCTCCTCAACAGCAGGGCTACCCCCCACAGCAGCAGTACCCCGGACAGCAGGGCTATCCTGGACAGCAACAGGGTTATG GTCCATCCCAGGGAGCTCCAGGCCAGTACCCTCAGGGTTACCCCCAGGGCCAGGGGCAGCAGTACGGGGCCTACCGGGGCCCCCAGCCCGGCCCCCCTCAGGCCCAGCAACAACGCCCATACCCAGGCTACGACCAG GGTCAATATGGAAATTACCAGCAATGA